The proteins below are encoded in one region of Epinephelus lanceolatus isolate andai-2023 chromosome 7, ASM4190304v1, whole genome shotgun sequence:
- the ncbp1 gene encoding nuclear cap-binding protein subunit 1, which yields MSRRRHSDGESDGGQAHKRRRTSEPIEIEDRLESLICRVGEKSTSSLESNLEGLAGVLEADLPNYKNKILRILCAVARLLPEKLTVYTTLVGLLNARNYNFGGEFVEAMIRQLKETLKNNLYNEAVYLVRFLSDLVNCHVIAAPSMVAMFENFVSVTQEEDVPQVRSDWFVYVVLSCLPWVGKELYEKKDVEMDRLLSQIEGYLKGRVKTHVPMLQVWTAEKPHPQEEYLDCLWAQIQKLKKDRWQERHILRPYIAFDSVLCEALQHNLPPFTPPGHMPDAQYPMPRVVFRMFDYTDAPEGPVMPGSHSVERFVIEENLHCIIKTHWRERKTCAAQLLSYPGKNKIPLNYHIVEVIFGELFQLPCPPHIDVMYTTLLIELCKLQPGSLPQVLAQATEMLYMRLDTMNTTCIDRLINWFSHHLSNFQFRWSWDDWSDCLTVDLEKPKPKFVKEVLEKCMRLSYHQRIVDIVPATFSALIPAEPIFLYKYEDESASSLPGYAATIIVGNAIKNRASNEEILAILKEVPNPNQEDDDDEGESFNPLKIDVFLQTLLHLAAKSFSHSFSALGKFHEILKALTDTDEGKLHILKVVYEVWRNHPQMIVVLVDKMIRTQIVDCAAVANWLFSQDMAHEFTRLFVWEILHSTIRKMNKHVQKIQQELEEAKDKLEKQQHKRRDSGDDEDMDKNSEDEEGQLEEQIERLQEKVESAQSEQKNLFLVIFQRFIMLLTEHLVRCETGSVDISTPWYKNCIERLQQIFLMHHVTIQQYMGTLENLLFTAELDHHILAVYQQFCALQL from the exons GAGGTCAGGCACATAAAAGGAGGAGAACGTCAGAGCCAATTGAAATCGAAGACCGGCTGGAGTCACTGATATGTCGAGTGGGGGAGAAG AGTACGTCATCTCTGGAGAGCAACCTGGAGGGCCTCGCAGGCGTGTTGGAGGCCGACCTTCcaaactacaaaaacaaaatcctgcGCATTTTATGTGCAGT CGCTCGCCTCCTACCTGAGAAGCTGACTGTGTACACGACTTTAGTCGGCCTCTTGAACGCCAGGAACTACAACTTTGGGGGCGAGTTTGTGGAGGCCATGATCAGACAACTCAAGGAGACACTGAAAAACAACTTGTACAATGAAGCCGTTTATTTG GTGCGTTTTCTGTCTGATTTGGTCAACTGCCATGTGATCGCTGCTCCTTCTATGGTGGCCATGTTCGAAAACTTTGTCAGTGTTACTCAGGAGGAAGATGTACCACAG GTTCGGTCAGACTGGTTTGTGTATGTGGTGCTGTCCTGTCTGCCCTGGGTCGGTAAGGAGCTTTACGAAAAGAAGGACGTTGAGATGGACCGACTTCTCAGCCAGATCGAAGGCTACCTCAA GGGGCGAGTGAAGACGCACGTTCCCATGCTGCAGGTGTGGACAGCGGAGAAGCCCCACCCACAAGAGGAG TACCTGGACTGCCTCTGGGCCCAGATTCAGAAGCTAAAGAAAGACCGCTGGCAGGAGCGTCACATCCTTCGTCCGTACATCGCCTTCGACAGCGTGCTGTGTGAGGCCCTGCAACACAACCTGCCCCCCTTCACCCCGCCAGGCCACATGCCCGACGCCCAGTACCCCATGCCACGGGTCGTCTTCCGCATGTTCGACTACACCGATGCCCCAGAG GGTCCCGTTATGCCTGGCAGCCATTCTGTGGAGAGATTTGTCATAGAAGAAAACCTGCACTGTATCATCAAGACTCactggagagagaggaaaacatg CGCTGCCCAGTTGCTCAGCTATCCAGGGAAAAATAAGATCCCACTCAACTATCACATCGTGGAG gTGATCTTTGGAGAACTCTTCCAGCTGCCCTGTCCGCCTCACATCGACGTCATGTACACCACACTGCTCATCGAACTCTGCAAACTGCAGCCGGGATCGTTGCCACAAGTC TTGGCCCAAGCCACAGAGATGCTGTACATGAGACTGGACACCATGAACACCACCTGCATAGACAG aCTAATCAACTGGTTTTCTCATCATTTGAGCAACTTCCAGTTTAGATGGAGCTGGGATGACTG GTCTGACTGCTTGACCGTGGATCTAGAGAAGCCCAAGCCAAAGTTTGTCAAAGAGGTTCTGGAGAAGTGCATGAG ACTCTCATACCATCAGCGGATAGTGGACATCGTCCCTGCGACCTTCTCAGCGCTGATCCCAGCCGAACCCATCTTTTTGTACAAATACGAAGATGAGAGCGCCT CTTCGTTACCGGGTTATGCAGCAACCATCATTGTCGGAAACGCCATCAAGAACCGAGCGTCCAACGAAGAGATCTTGGCCATCCTCAAAGAAGTGCCCAACCCCAACCaagaagatgatgatg ACGAGGGCGAGAGCTTCAACCCTCTGAAGATCGACGTGTTCCTGCAGACGCTGCTCCACCTGGCAGCCAAATCCTTCAGCCACTCCTTCAGTGCTCTTGGCAA GTTCCATGAAATCTTGAAGGCCCTGACAGACACCGACGAGGGGAAACTTCACATCCTCAAGGTGGTTTATGAAGTGTGGAGGAATCACCCGCAG ATGATCGTAGTGTTGGTGGACAAAATGATTCGGACGCAGATCGTGGACTGTGCTGCTGTGGCCAACTGGCTCTTCTCTCAGGACATGGCTCATGAGTTCACCAG ACTTTTCGTTTGGGAGATTCTGCACTCGACCATCCGAAAGATGAACAAACACGTGCAGAAGATCcagcaggagctggaggaggccaAGGACAAGCTGGAGAAACAGCAGCATAAGAGG AGGGACAGTGGGGACGACGAGGACATGGACAAGAACAGCGAGGATGAGGAGGGTCAGTTAGAGGAGCAGATCGAGAGGCTACAGGAGAAGGTGGAGTCGGCTCAGAGCGAACAGAAGAACCTCTTCCTCGTCATCTTCCAG CGTTTCATCATGTTGTTGACGGAGCATCTGGTTCGCTGTGAGACGGGCAGCGTGGACATCAGCACGCCCTGGTACAAGAACTGTATCGAGCGGCTGCAGCAGATCTTTCTCATG CACCATGTGACCATCCAGCAGTACATGGGAACCCTGGAGAACCTGCTGTTCACCGCAGAGCTCGACCACCACATCCTGGCCGTGTACCAGCAGTTCTGCGCCCTCCAgctctga